In a genomic window of Micromonospora cremea:
- a CDS encoding TrmH family RNA methyltransferase, protein MSQTRRVTVELISDPADERIADYRALTDVELRTRWEPPHGLFIAEGELVLRRALRAGYQPRSFLVDAKRVDQLGSLLDHGPAYAASQEVLEAVTGFHVHRGVLASFHRKPLPAAEEVLAGARRVAVLEGMNNHTNLGAVYRGAAALGIDAVLLSPTCADPLYRRSVRVSMGEVFAVPYAKLDPWPAGLELVRAAGFTILAMTPAPDAVPIQRLTAAQRAKAALLLGAEGPGLTEAAQAASDVRVVIPMRRGVDSLNVAAAAAVSFWELGREDEG, encoded by the coding sequence ATGAGCCAGACTCGGCGGGTGACCGTAGAGCTGATCTCTGACCCGGCGGACGAGCGGATCGCCGACTACCGCGCCCTGACTGACGTGGAGCTGCGCACCAGGTGGGAGCCGCCGCACGGGCTGTTCATCGCCGAGGGGGAACTGGTGCTGCGCCGGGCGCTGCGGGCCGGGTATCAGCCGCGGTCCTTCCTGGTGGACGCGAAGCGGGTGGACCAGCTCGGCAGCCTGCTCGACCACGGGCCGGCGTACGCGGCCAGTCAGGAGGTGCTGGAGGCGGTCACCGGCTTCCATGTCCACCGGGGCGTACTTGCCAGCTTCCACCGCAAGCCGTTGCCGGCGGCAGAGGAGGTGTTGGCCGGCGCCCGCCGGGTGGCGGTGCTCGAAGGGATGAATAACCACACGAACCTCGGAGCTGTGTATCGGGGCGCAGCCGCCCTGGGCATCGACGCCGTGCTGCTGTCGCCGACGTGCGCGGACCCGCTCTACCGGCGCAGCGTGCGCGTGAGCATGGGCGAGGTGTTCGCGGTGCCGTACGCGAAGCTGGACCCGTGGCCGGCGGGGCTGGAGCTGGTGCGGGCGGCTGGCTTCACGATCCTCGCCATGACGCCGGCACCCGACGCCGTGCCGATTCAGCGCCTCACCGCGGCTCAGCGAGCGAAGGCCGCCCTGCTGCTGGGAGCCGAAGGCCCCGGCCTGACGGAGGCGGCGCAGGCGGCCAGCGACGTGCGGGTGGTCATTCCGATGCGGCGCGGCGTCGACTCCCTCAACGTGGCGGCGGCTGCTGCTGTGTCGTTCTGGGAGCTGGGCCGCGAGGATGAGGGCTGA
- a CDS encoding thiamine pyrophosphate-requiring protein — protein MSADHTAPGEAGTLPRHPTVADHIVSRLFSWGVHRYFGYPGDGINGLTSALQRTNERAQFVQVRHEETAGFAASAHVKYGGGPLGCALVTSGPGAIHLLNGLYDAKLDHQPVVALVGHTAVTAEGGGYYQEVDLLALYKDVAAAFLAQLDHPAQVRHLVDRACRTALARRTVTALVLPSDLQDEPAVLDPPHAHGYYQTSNVPSSTPTVPPEADLRRAAEVLRGGERVAMLVGQGALGAQDEVREIAHRLGAGVATALLGFTVVDHREPWVTGAIGLLGTRPSWQLMTGCDRLLIVGSNMPYSEFYPPPGQARGVQIDVDGTQLGLRYPTEVNLTGDAAPTLRALLRELGPGPGPTAWRAEITEATTAWRRVQRDLAEQPADPVNPQLLFSTLSERLPEDVMLAVDCGTATAWYARHVLVRPGMLASLSGTLLSMGGAMPYALGAKFANPDRPLVALIGDGAMQMNGVNELITVAKYWRSWADPRFVVLVLNNRDLAFVSWEQRSSEGTPMFPDSQQLPDIGYHQWAQVLGLHGELVDSPDQVPQIWERALAADRPVVINALVDPAELMLPPHFTAEQARKTAAAVLRGDTDWAGIIRRGLPATLASYRPRRRER, from the coding sequence GTGAGCGCAGACCACACCGCGCCGGGCGAAGCGGGCACCCTGCCCCGGCATCCGACCGTCGCGGACCACATCGTCTCCCGCCTCTTCAGCTGGGGCGTGCACCGTTACTTCGGCTACCCCGGTGACGGCATCAACGGCCTCACCTCGGCGCTGCAACGCACCAACGAGCGGGCCCAGTTCGTCCAGGTGCGGCACGAGGAGACCGCCGGCTTCGCCGCCTCGGCGCACGTCAAGTACGGCGGCGGGCCGCTGGGCTGCGCGCTGGTGACCAGCGGTCCGGGTGCCATCCACCTGCTCAACGGCCTGTACGACGCCAAGCTCGACCATCAGCCGGTGGTCGCCCTCGTCGGGCACACGGCGGTCACCGCCGAGGGTGGCGGCTACTACCAGGAGGTCGACCTGCTCGCCCTCTACAAGGACGTGGCCGCGGCGTTCCTGGCCCAGCTCGACCACCCGGCGCAGGTCCGCCACCTGGTCGACCGGGCGTGCCGTACGGCGCTGGCCCGGCGTACCGTCACCGCGCTGGTGCTCCCCTCGGACCTTCAGGACGAGCCGGCCGTGCTGGACCCGCCGCACGCGCACGGCTACTACCAGACCAGCAACGTGCCGAGCAGCACGCCCACCGTGCCGCCGGAGGCCGACCTGCGTCGGGCCGCCGAGGTGCTGCGCGGCGGCGAACGGGTGGCGATGCTGGTGGGGCAGGGCGCGCTCGGCGCGCAGGACGAGGTCCGCGAGATCGCCCACCGGCTCGGTGCCGGGGTGGCGACCGCGCTGCTCGGCTTCACCGTCGTCGATCACCGGGAGCCGTGGGTGACCGGCGCGATCGGGCTGCTCGGCACCCGGCCGAGCTGGCAGCTGATGACCGGCTGCGACCGGCTGTTGATCGTGGGCAGCAACATGCCGTACTCGGAGTTCTACCCGCCGCCCGGCCAGGCTCGCGGGGTGCAGATCGACGTGGACGGCACCCAGCTCGGGCTGCGGTACCCGACCGAGGTGAACCTGACCGGCGATGCCGCTCCCACGCTGCGGGCGCTACTGCGCGAGCTGGGCCCCGGTCCCGGGCCGACCGCCTGGCGCGCCGAGATCACCGAGGCCACCACGGCGTGGCGCCGCGTGCAGCGCGACCTGGCCGAGCAGCCCGCCGACCCGGTCAACCCGCAGTTGCTGTTCAGCACGCTCAGCGAGCGGCTGCCCGAAGACGTGATGCTCGCCGTGGACTGTGGCACCGCGACCGCCTGGTACGCCCGGCACGTGCTGGTCCGCCCCGGGATGCTGGCCAGCCTGTCCGGCACGCTGCTGTCCATGGGCGGCGCCATGCCGTACGCGCTGGGCGCCAAGTTCGCCAACCCCGACCGGCCCCTCGTCGCGCTGATCGGCGACGGCGCGATGCAGATGAACGGGGTCAACGAGCTGATCACCGTGGCCAAGTACTGGCGGAGCTGGGCCGACCCACGGTTCGTGGTGCTGGTGCTCAACAACCGGGATCTGGCGTTCGTCAGCTGGGAGCAGCGCTCCAGTGAGGGGACGCCGATGTTCCCGGACAGTCAGCAGCTGCCGGACATCGGCTACCACCAGTGGGCGCAGGTGCTGGGGTTGCACGGCGAGCTGGTCGACTCCCCCGATCAGGTGCCGCAGATCTGGGAGCGGGCCCTCGCGGCCGACCGGCCCGTGGTGATCAACGCACTGGTCGACCCGGCCGAGCTGATGCTGCCACCGCACTTCACGGCCGAGCAGGCGCGCAAGACCGCGGCGGCGGTGCTGCGCGGCGACACCGACTGGGCCGGGATCATCCGACGCGGCCTACCCGCGACCCTCGCCAGCTACCGGCCCCGCCGCCGCGAGCGCTGA
- the murD gene encoding UDP-N-acetylmuramoyl-L-alanine--D-glutamate ligase: MRLSDLRGRTVAVWGTGREGRAAVTAIAAHGPAELVAVDDSANFLSLPWDGPLAEAAPLVTGEAGFERLAAADVVVRSPGVPQTHPWLVELRRRGVTVTQGTALWMADHAARTVGVTGSKGKSTTSSLISHLLTAMGRPNVFGGNIGVPTLDLPEAELYVLELSSYQCSDLTDSPRVAVVTALFPEHLDAHGGEREYYRDKLNLLAHDPETIVVNGADPRLAAELGDRPAVRTGRPDTTNVATGADGAPWFHLGDRPLFPRAVLPLVGRHNEGNLCVALAVLDALGVDVVADKDSLAVAVAEFQGLAHRLTEITDPSGLTFVDDTLATSPYAAMHAIDAYDGRPLTVIVGGNDRGLDYTPLAEHLAERELTVIGIPDSGTRIVGALDGLPGVRTELVEDLVAAVRLARKLTPAGGVVLLSPAAPSYGQFRNFEHRSEVFAQAVADTAGA, translated from the coding sequence GTGCGCCTGTCTGACCTGCGCGGACGTACCGTCGCCGTCTGGGGGACCGGCCGCGAGGGCCGGGCCGCGGTGACCGCGATCGCCGCGCACGGCCCGGCCGAGCTGGTCGCCGTCGACGACAGCGCCAACTTCCTCTCGCTGCCGTGGGACGGCCCGCTGGCCGAGGCGGCCCCGCTGGTCACTGGCGAGGCGGGATTCGAGCGGCTGGCCGCCGCCGACGTGGTGGTCCGCTCGCCAGGCGTGCCGCAGACCCACCCGTGGCTGGTCGAGCTGCGCCGGCGCGGCGTCACCGTCACCCAGGGCACCGCGCTGTGGATGGCCGACCACGCCGCGCGCACCGTCGGGGTCACCGGCAGCAAGGGCAAGAGCACCACCTCCAGCCTGATTAGCCACCTGCTCACCGCGATGGGCCGGCCGAACGTCTTCGGCGGCAACATCGGGGTGCCCACCCTCGACCTGCCCGAGGCCGAGCTGTACGTGCTGGAGCTGTCCAGCTACCAGTGCAGCGACCTCACCGACTCGCCCCGGGTGGCCGTGGTCACCGCGCTCTTCCCGGAGCACCTGGACGCGCACGGCGGGGAGCGGGAGTACTACCGGGACAAGCTCAACCTGCTCGCCCACGACCCGGAGACGATCGTGGTGAACGGCGCCGACCCCCGGCTCGCCGCCGAGCTGGGTGACCGCCCGGCGGTCCGTACCGGTCGCCCCGACACCACCAACGTCGCCACCGGGGCGGACGGCGCGCCCTGGTTCCACCTCGGCGACCGGCCGCTGTTCCCGCGCGCCGTGCTGCCGCTGGTCGGCCGGCACAACGAGGGCAACCTCTGTGTCGCGCTCGCCGTGCTCGACGCGCTCGGCGTGGACGTGGTGGCCGACAAGGACAGCCTCGCCGTCGCGGTCGCCGAGTTCCAGGGGCTGGCCCACCGGCTTACCGAGATCACCGACCCGTCCGGGCTGACGTTCGTCGACGACACCCTGGCCACCAGCCCGTACGCGGCCATGCACGCCATCGACGCGTACGACGGCCGGCCGTTGACCGTGATCGTCGGGGGCAACGACCGGGGTCTGGACTACACGCCGCTGGCCGAGCACCTGGCGGAGCGGGAGCTGACCGTGATCGGCATCCCGGACAGCGGTACCCGGATCGTGGGCGCCCTGGACGGGCTTCCCGGGGTGCGTACGGAGCTGGTCGAGGACCTGGTGGCGGCCGTCCGGCTGGCCCGCAAGCTCACTCCGGCCGGCGGCGTGGTGCTGCTGTCACCGGCCGCCCCCAGCTATGGCCAGTTCCGCAACTTCGAGCACCGCTCGGAGGTCTTCGCCCAGGCCGTCGCCGACACGGCCGGGGCCTGA
- a CDS encoding recombinase family protein, whose product MPEKQGLQWLVSPEELERIPLAKRVLGYVRVSDVHGRGDDLISPEIQEHSIKTLTDREGLVIVAWIYDIDKSGRNFTKRRVNETVAGINAGHWKIVILWKWSRWGRNMKESLIYLSMVEDEARGKVRAATEDFDPKTSIGKFSRNQMLLIAELQSDMIADSWKEAQAKRRRDGLPHTGAPRFGYDYERRTGYTVNQDQAKALKNAYERYVAGESMRALAMEWNAMGLTTVKGNRWSLQSISRMMDTGFAAGLIRERTEPPTSSDTGGSNGRSIWCFDLWREGKHEPIIERETWDAYKKRRDEQATMAPRLRTAVHSLSGIMTCAWEGCGGPMVSVYSGRNKKHSWTCYRARDRKEHPFNSVSNTRAEADVLAWLDREAEGGEDIEERRERLRAGREAVADATELEREIRKLKAKLSRYQEMYAEGDLDKADYQRRRDVLKKEIEAAEEKRDSAVSRSEAAGAYAQQKFSVLRDVWHEYTPAERREALLTLVTTIKVMPGPYEPGKKVVPVPKWAKEAA is encoded by the coding sequence GTGCCGGAGAAGCAGGGCCTCCAGTGGTTGGTGTCCCCGGAGGAGCTGGAGCGTATCCCGCTCGCTAAGCGGGTGCTCGGCTACGTCCGCGTCTCGGATGTGCACGGGCGAGGTGACGACCTTATCTCGCCCGAGATCCAGGAGCACTCGATCAAGACGTTGACCGACCGCGAAGGGTTGGTGATCGTCGCCTGGATCTACGACATCGACAAGTCGGGTCGCAACTTCACCAAGCGCCGGGTCAACGAGACCGTGGCCGGCATCAACGCGGGTCACTGGAAGATCGTGATCCTGTGGAAGTGGTCCCGCTGGGGCCGCAACATGAAGGAGTCGCTGATCTACCTCAGCATGGTCGAGGACGAGGCGCGCGGGAAGGTCCGGGCGGCGACCGAGGACTTCGACCCCAAGACGTCGATCGGCAAGTTCAGCCGCAACCAGATGCTGCTCATCGCCGAGCTTCAGTCCGACATGATCGCCGACTCCTGGAAGGAGGCGCAGGCCAAGCGGCGCCGCGACGGCCTACCGCACACCGGGGCTCCCCGGTTCGGCTACGACTACGAGAGGCGGACCGGCTACACCGTCAACCAGGACCAGGCGAAGGCCCTGAAGAACGCCTACGAGCGGTACGTGGCCGGCGAGTCCATGCGCGCCCTAGCCATGGAGTGGAACGCCATGGGGCTGACCACCGTCAAGGGCAACCGCTGGTCCCTTCAGTCGATCTCCAGAATGATGGACACCGGCTTCGCCGCCGGCCTGATCCGCGAGCGCACCGAGCCGCCCACCTCCAGCGATACCGGCGGGAGCAACGGGCGCTCGATCTGGTGCTTCGACCTCTGGCGCGAGGGCAAGCACGAGCCGATCATCGAGCGTGAGACGTGGGACGCCTACAAGAAGCGCCGCGACGAGCAGGCGACGATGGCGCCCCGCCTGCGGACCGCGGTGCACTCCCTGTCCGGCATCATGACGTGCGCCTGGGAGGGCTGCGGCGGCCCGATGGTGTCCGTGTACTCGGGCCGGAACAAGAAGCACTCCTGGACCTGCTACCGGGCGCGCGACCGCAAGGAGCACCCGTTCAACTCGGTGTCCAACACCCGCGCCGAGGCCGACGTGCTCGCCTGGCTGGACCGGGAGGCCGAGGGCGGCGAGGACATCGAGGAGCGGCGGGAGCGCCTTCGGGCGGGCCGTGAGGCGGTGGCGGATGCTACTGAGCTGGAGCGGGAGATCCGCAAGCTGAAGGCCAAGCTGTCCCGATACCAGGAGATGTACGCCGAGGGCGACCTGGACAAGGCGGACTACCAGCGGAGGCGGGACGTGCTGAAGAAGGAGATCGAGGCCGCCGAGGAGAAGCGGGACTCCGCCGTGTCCCGGTCCGAGGCTGCCGGCGCCTACGCTCAGCAGAAGTTCAGCGTCCTGCGGGACGTGTGGCACGAGTACACCCCGGCCGAGCGTCGAGAGGCGCTGCTTACCCTGGTGACCACCATCAAGGTCATGCCTGGGCCGTATGAGCCGGGCAAGAAGGTGGTCCCTGTGCCGAAGTGGGCCAAGGAAGCCGCCTGA
- a CDS encoding aspartate aminotransferase family protein: MTDDLLARHRAVLPSWMPLYYAEPIELVSGSGRRVTDAQGRSYLDFFGGVLTNMIGYDIPEIREAVERQLASGIVHSSTLYLIRQQVELAEKIAQRSGIPDARVFFTNSGTEANEAALLVATNHRRSHQILAVRNSYHGRSYAAMGVTGNRNWSASGLNPLQVAWLHSGDRVRGLLARLSAEEQVDAAVEDLREVLATQTAGDVAALIAEPIQGVGGFVHPPDGLFAGWKKVLDEHGILFIADEVQTGWGRTGEHFWGYQAHGVTPDLLTFAKGIGNGFALAGVVGRAEVLESVPAISFSTFGGNPISTAAGNAVLDYLIAHDLQANAARVGAILADGLRASVGGLDCVAEVRGKGLMLGVEFVRPGTSEPDAALTNRVFEACREGGLLAGKGGLYGNVLRMGPPLTLTEEEAREGLAILVDAIRLAAGVAA; encoded by the coding sequence ATGACCGACGACCTGCTGGCCCGGCACCGGGCCGTGCTCCCGTCCTGGATGCCGCTGTACTACGCCGAGCCGATCGAGCTGGTCTCCGGCTCGGGCCGCCGGGTCACCGACGCTCAGGGCCGCAGCTACCTGGACTTCTTCGGTGGCGTGCTGACGAACATGATCGGCTACGACATCCCGGAGATCCGCGAGGCGGTCGAGCGGCAGCTCGCCAGCGGCATCGTGCACAGCTCGACGCTCTACCTGATCCGGCAGCAGGTGGAGCTGGCCGAGAAGATCGCGCAGCGCTCCGGCATCCCGGACGCCCGGGTGTTCTTCACCAACTCCGGCACCGAGGCGAACGAGGCGGCGCTGCTGGTCGCCACCAACCACCGGCGCTCGCACCAGATCCTGGCGGTGCGGAACAGCTACCACGGCCGGTCGTACGCGGCGATGGGCGTCACCGGCAACCGCAACTGGTCGGCCAGCGGGCTCAACCCGCTCCAGGTGGCCTGGCTGCACTCGGGTGACCGGGTGCGTGGCCTGCTCGCCCGACTGAGCGCCGAGGAGCAGGTCGACGCGGCGGTGGAGGACCTGCGCGAGGTGCTGGCCACCCAGACCGCCGGCGACGTGGCGGCGCTGATCGCCGAGCCGATCCAGGGGGTGGGTGGCTTCGTGCATCCGCCGGACGGGCTCTTCGCCGGCTGGAAGAAGGTCCTCGACGAGCACGGCATCCTGTTCATCGCCGACGAGGTGCAGACCGGCTGGGGGCGTACCGGGGAGCACTTCTGGGGCTACCAGGCGCACGGGGTGACCCCCGACCTGCTCACCTTCGCCAAGGGCATCGGCAACGGGTTCGCGCTGGCCGGGGTCGTCGGGCGGGCCGAGGTGCTGGAGTCGGTGCCGGCGATCAGCTTCTCCACGTTCGGCGGCAACCCGATCTCCACGGCGGCCGGCAACGCGGTGCTCGACTACCTGATCGCGCACGACCTCCAGGCGAACGCGGCCCGGGTCGGCGCGATCCTCGCCGACGGCCTGCGCGCCTCGGTCGGCGGGCTGGACTGCGTCGCGGAGGTGCGCGGCAAGGGGTTGATGCTCGGCGTCGAGTTCGTCCGGCCGGGCACCAGCGAGCCGGACGCGGCGCTGACCAACCGGGTCTTCGAGGCGTGCCGGGAGGGTGGCCTGCTCGCCGGCAAGGGGGGCCTGTACGGCAACGTGCTGCGGATGGGTCCACCGTTGACGCTGACCGAGGAGGAGGCCCGCGAGGGCCTGGCGATCCTCGTCGACGCGATCCGCTTGGCGGCGGGGGTGGCGGCGTGA